One window of Mycolicibacterium rufum genomic DNA carries:
- a CDS encoding helix-turn-helix transcriptional regulator encodes MGTYGAQLIREARLRAGLTQAELAERAGLVQPAIARWEAGRTAISIDEVVRLVRLCGLDLEFAIVERDDSDRAQAQRLASLSGQERLDRHGRIASQLADLRRAGAH; translated from the coding sequence GTGGGGACGTATGGCGCGCAGCTGATCCGCGAGGCTCGCCTGCGGGCAGGCCTGACCCAAGCCGAGCTCGCCGAGCGGGCCGGTTTAGTGCAGCCCGCCATTGCCCGCTGGGAAGCGGGTCGGACCGCGATCAGCATCGATGAGGTGGTGCGGCTGGTGCGGCTGTGCGGTCTCGACCTGGAGTTCGCGATTGTCGAGCGCGACGACAGCGACCGGGCCCAAGCGCAGCGCCTCGCGTCGCTGTCGGGTCAAGAACGCCTCGACCGTCACGGCCGGATCGCGTCCCAGCTCGCAGACCTGCGCCGCGCCGGAGCGCACTGA
- a CDS encoding YiaA/YiaB family inner membrane protein — MSTPLNSTKTTAAFFAQSAIAFGVSFLGLLFGICYLPLDMWQRLFLAMAGLFLVSSTFGLAKTVRDMQEASTVRVRIDEARIDRLLNEHDPLRTFTAASS; from the coding sequence ATGAGCACACCGTTGAATTCGACCAAGACCACCGCCGCGTTTTTCGCCCAGTCCGCTATCGCTTTCGGCGTCAGCTTCCTGGGCCTGCTGTTCGGCATCTGCTATTTGCCTCTGGATATGTGGCAGCGCCTGTTTCTGGCGATGGCCGGGCTGTTTCTCGTCTCGAGCACGTTCGGCCTGGCCAAGACCGTGCGCGATATGCAGGAAGCGTCCACAGTGCGCGTCCGCATCGACGAGGCCCGTATCGACCGTCTGCTCAACGAACACGACCCGTTGCGCACGTTCACCGCCGCCTCGAGCTAA
- a CDS encoding NACHT domain-containing protein has product MPAKPASSPRMPIGPYWYENLGEDDFQKLCQVIVAGKYDKVTCYPLGQKDGGRDITRRSGSGGVIYQVKWSKDSVKNPITWLENAIAGESENIKALVEAGATQYVLMTSLSGTGAAATDPDGRGAGTINKLETALARYAKDFKLASMECWWRDDIDALVPALPKSSLWRFQKMLAGPEAMRFLLDADHEESRQARLATLVRKAVQAQWWRDEKVKFKQAELDKDDLEDLFVDVKTNANPTHRVGHPESNEVRPESVGAARYLLSSKSPFTLVRGEPGQGKSTLGQYLSQIYRSEFVPDEPGTTIKRPSLRPTSSRVPLRIDLRDYGAWLDGDDPFAEAQSARGPSTRQRRMGGVERFLAAFLSALTESDGVDLETVSDLLDRFPVFIVFDGLDEVAQRDTRQRVVDEIEKFISRWRGGSVVPPKIIVTSRPNVSGLAEPNAQLFEPITLLKLDQDLRLAYLDKWCAARGIVSQSRRDLVHSFDARTAEPHIAQLAENPMQLTILLYLLHLQGQSVPDKRTALYDEYMKTFLNREAEKSASVRDNRENLEEVTAFLGWHLQGLAEQQGSNGRLSTTDLKTEIFRYLTAAQKDTALVESLFTDVTDRVWALSSKAQGTFEFDVQPVREFFAAKYLSRYASADKATMLNALIRRPFWFNTSRFFAGFAHANEVGGLVDGLTEEISEERHPKSARVATWTLLSDGVFSSKTTAQRRAVDLLCDDLGTRLLRLKNQSSEPLPALPGDRGSLMLWERLLAAAAQAPSTAISRERVWLASRLDVDAAALTQWWLDQARPKLGSPDETAWLRLGASLTLGRVLGPDDVQKLALNDVTSIRAAIETAISPPSNSAIEQSMVRAVLSGHGSDLAVEHTGLVPDLVNALAPREFIHLAVPEDRMVFESKTAHCQELMQASSRREAFRRLKAIDPSFDKVQTAMNKARRSPNTVAPWSDAAEALRDVYGPSWLSADIAIIGAAINPSTRRDLGPMNPSRSAFGPNIDYGRLVNDVRVNRGQTQWWLDQRENLTLPDRSVWAYALVAGATPAVVEACLPMLADDIEALEPDRAAVLLNSSSRLGLARVSRRLPKELITTALELSLPLALLIAHHVDMDHATSDLATTVTPEVALELAQYGPAAWPALYVAGQGLYQQRSADWLAALKAHGPDAAGGVALGPLPQDISAEILQCPASFPLQWVEVAETSRSQSHVEPPLLTLAGTWFAD; this is encoded by the coding sequence GTGCCCGCCAAGCCTGCATCGTCACCACGAATGCCTATTGGTCCCTACTGGTACGAGAACCTCGGCGAGGACGACTTTCAAAAGCTATGTCAGGTGATCGTCGCCGGCAAATACGACAAGGTCACCTGCTACCCGCTGGGTCAAAAAGACGGCGGCAGGGACATCACGCGCAGATCCGGGTCAGGAGGCGTGATCTACCAAGTCAAGTGGTCCAAGGATTCGGTGAAGAACCCCATCACCTGGCTCGAGAACGCGATAGCGGGGGAATCCGAGAACATCAAGGCCCTTGTCGAGGCTGGTGCAACCCAGTACGTGCTGATGACGTCCCTATCGGGCACGGGAGCGGCTGCAACCGATCCCGACGGCCGCGGTGCCGGCACGATCAATAAGCTTGAGACGGCCCTTGCCCGATATGCGAAGGACTTCAAGCTGGCGTCCATGGAGTGCTGGTGGCGCGATGACATCGATGCGCTTGTGCCCGCATTGCCGAAGTCGTCGCTCTGGCGGTTTCAAAAGATGCTCGCCGGTCCCGAGGCAATGCGGTTCCTGCTCGACGCTGATCATGAGGAGTCCAGGCAGGCCCGGCTAGCCACGTTGGTGAGGAAGGCGGTCCAGGCGCAATGGTGGCGCGACGAGAAAGTCAAATTCAAACAAGCTGAACTAGACAAGGACGATCTGGAAGACCTGTTCGTCGACGTCAAGACGAACGCGAATCCGACCCACAGAGTTGGTCATCCCGAATCTAATGAGGTCCGTCCAGAGTCGGTCGGTGCGGCGCGGTACCTCTTGTCGTCCAAGAGCCCCTTCACGCTGGTACGGGGCGAGCCTGGTCAAGGCAAATCCACACTCGGACAGTATCTATCGCAAATCTATCGGTCCGAGTTCGTGCCTGACGAGCCGGGAACCACCATCAAGCGACCGAGCTTGAGGCCGACATCCTCGCGCGTGCCACTCAGAATCGACTTGCGTGATTACGGGGCGTGGCTGGACGGAGACGATCCGTTCGCCGAGGCTCAGTCCGCGCGCGGACCGTCGACCCGCCAGAGACGGATGGGTGGAGTCGAGAGATTCCTCGCTGCCTTTCTGTCAGCGCTCACCGAATCCGACGGCGTCGACCTGGAGACGGTAAGTGACCTGCTCGATCGTTTCCCGGTCTTCATCGTGTTCGATGGCTTGGACGAGGTTGCCCAACGTGACACACGCCAACGCGTTGTCGACGAGATCGAAAAGTTCATCAGCCGATGGAGGGGCGGCAGTGTCGTTCCGCCCAAGATCATCGTCACGAGTCGCCCGAACGTGTCGGGTCTCGCGGAGCCTAATGCCCAACTGTTCGAGCCGATTACGCTGCTTAAGCTCGACCAAGACCTGAGACTGGCCTACCTGGACAAATGGTGTGCCGCCCGTGGCATCGTCAGTCAATCCCGACGCGACCTTGTCCACAGCTTCGATGCGCGCACCGCTGAGCCCCATATCGCGCAACTCGCAGAGAACCCAATGCAGTTGACGATTCTTCTGTATCTGCTTCATCTGCAAGGACAATCAGTCCCGGACAAGCGGACAGCGCTCTACGACGAATACATGAAGACGTTCCTCAACCGCGAGGCCGAGAAGAGCGCCTCCGTCCGCGACAACCGGGAGAACCTCGAGGAAGTGACCGCCTTCCTCGGCTGGCATCTGCAGGGCCTAGCGGAACAGCAGGGAAGCAACGGTCGGCTCAGCACCACCGATCTGAAAACGGAGATTTTTCGGTACCTCACGGCTGCTCAGAAGGACACCGCTCTGGTCGAATCCTTATTCACCGATGTGACCGACAGGGTTTGGGCCCTATCGAGTAAGGCTCAGGGAACGTTCGAATTCGATGTACAACCGGTGCGCGAGTTCTTCGCTGCGAAGTATCTGTCGCGATATGCGTCCGCGGACAAGGCGACTATGCTGAACGCCCTGATTCGACGGCCTTTCTGGTTCAACACCAGCCGCTTCTTCGCCGGCTTCGCGCATGCCAACGAGGTCGGAGGATTGGTCGACGGGCTGACCGAGGAAATTAGCGAGGAGAGGCACCCAAAATCCGCACGCGTTGCGACATGGACGCTGCTGTCAGACGGTGTCTTCTCATCGAAGACAACCGCACAACGACGCGCCGTCGACCTGCTCTGCGATGACCTCGGAACACGATTGCTCCGGCTGAAGAACCAGTCCTCCGAGCCTCTCCCCGCACTTCCCGGCGATCGCGGATCGCTCATGCTGTGGGAACGGCTCCTAGCGGCGGCAGCTCAAGCACCGTCCACCGCCATCTCGCGTGAACGCGTTTGGCTGGCGTCTCGGCTCGATGTGGACGCCGCTGCGCTGACGCAATGGTGGCTCGACCAAGCCCGACCGAAGCTCGGCAGTCCGGACGAGACGGCGTGGTTGCGCTTGGGCGCCTCGCTCACGCTGGGCCGCGTCCTCGGGCCCGACGACGTTCAGAAACTCGCGCTCAACGACGTCACCTCAATCCGCGCTGCAATCGAGACGGCGATCTCGCCCCCGTCGAACTCGGCGATCGAGCAGTCAATGGTGCGCGCAGTCCTTTCGGGACATGGTTCGGATCTAGCTGTCGAACACACCGGTTTGGTGCCCGATCTCGTAAATGCCCTCGCTCCACGTGAGTTCATACATCTCGCGGTTCCCGAGGACCGTATGGTGTTCGAGTCCAAGACTGCCCATTGCCAGGAACTGATGCAGGCATCATCAAGGCGGGAAGCCTTTCGTCGTCTCAAGGCGATCGATCCGTCCTTCGATAAGGTTCAGACCGCGATGAACAAGGCGCGTCGCTCGCCCAACACGGTCGCCCCGTGGAGCGATGCTGCCGAGGCCTTGCGAGACGTCTATGGTCCCTCCTGGTTATCAGCTGACATCGCGATCATCGGGGCGGCGATCAACCCCAGCACGCGACGCGACCTAGGTCCGATGAATCCGAGCCGCTCGGCCTTCGGCCCAAACATCGATTACGGACGCTTGGTGAACGACGTACGGGTCAATCGCGGTCAGACGCAGTGGTGGCTCGACCAGCGCGAAAATCTAACGCTCCCCGATCGCTCAGTGTGGGCGTACGCGCTCGTCGCCGGCGCGACCCCAGCCGTAGTCGAGGCGTGCCTGCCAATGCTTGCCGACGACATCGAGGCGCTCGAACCAGACCGCGCAGCGGTCCTGCTGAATAGCTCCAGTCGTTTGGGTTTGGCCCGAGTTAGCCGCCGACTGCCGAAAGAGCTGATCACGACCGCACTAGAGCTATCTCTACCCTTGGCGCTGCTCATCGCCCACCACGTTGACATGGACCACGCGACATCAGATTTGGCGACCACGGTCACTCCCGAAGTTGCCTTGGAACTGGCGCAGTATGGACCTGCCGCCTGGCCCGCGTTGTACGTCGCGGGCCAGGGCCTCTATCAACAGCGTTCGGCAGATTGGCTTGCGGCACTTAAGGCTCACGGCCCAGATGCAGCAGGCGGTGTGGCACTAGGGCCGCTCCCCCAAGACATAAGTGCAGAGATTCTGCAATGTCCGGCCAGCTTCCCGTTGCAGTGGGTCGAGGTCGCAGAGACGTCTCGGTCTCAAAGTCACGTCGAACCCCCGCTGTTGACGCTAGCCGGCACTTGGTTTGCGGACTAG
- a CDS encoding NUDIX domain-containing protein: MSKPIVTPEQYYAQLARVRQGAGALITTPDGRVLMYDVVYRDYLELPGGAVEAGETPPDACARECREELGIDVAVGRLLVLDHQTDGGDRGDSVMFVYDGGVVDHTVCRSVPAGEEGRGVVLVEPAELGEATIPRLANRIRAALSARERACVVEAVNGLPR, encoded by the coding sequence ATGTCCAAGCCGATCGTGACGCCGGAGCAGTATTACGCCCAGCTGGCTCGCGTGCGGCAGGGCGCCGGGGCGCTGATCACCACCCCTGATGGACGGGTGCTGATGTACGACGTGGTCTACCGCGACTATCTCGAACTGCCCGGGGGTGCGGTCGAAGCGGGTGAGACACCCCCGGACGCGTGTGCGCGGGAATGCCGGGAGGAACTGGGGATTGACGTCGCAGTCGGGCGGCTGCTGGTTCTGGATCACCAGACCGACGGGGGTGATCGCGGCGACTCCGTGATGTTTGTCTACGACGGCGGGGTCGTCGACCACACTGTTTGTCGGTCCGTGCCGGCTGGCGAGGAGGGTCGAGGCGTCGTCCTCGTGGAGCCGGCCGAGTTAGGTGAGGCCACAATCCCGCGGCTGGCCAACCGGATTCGCGCCGCGTTGTCAGCCCGCGAGCGCGCATGTGTCGTCGAAGCAGTCAACGGGCTGCCCCGGTAA
- a CDS encoding GNAT family N-acetyltransferase, whose protein sequence is MAADVDGTVVGLCSIETEHFPQHRSAETGSWLGMSYQGRGLGREMRQAALHLIFDGFGARRATTKVWHDNTASLAITRSLPYLQSGSSHHRRRDHPDLLLHFEMTLERWRTVRRDDIALCGIEPVRHHLQLPADV, encoded by the coding sequence TTGGCCGCCGATGTCGATGGCACCGTGGTTGGGCTGTGTTCGATTGAGACGGAACACTTTCCGCAGCACCGCAGCGCCGAAACCGGTTCGTGGCTGGGCATGAGCTATCAGGGCCGCGGCCTGGGTCGTGAGATGCGCCAGGCGGCGCTGCACCTCATCTTCGACGGTTTCGGCGCCCGGCGCGCCACCACCAAGGTGTGGCACGACAACACCGCGTCGCTGGCGATCACCCGTTCGCTGCCCTACCTGCAGAGCGGGTCGTCGCATCACCGTCGGCGCGACCATCCCGATCTGCTTCTGCACTTTGAGATGACGCTTGAGCGCTGGCGCACTGTGCGACGAGACGACATCGCCCTCTGCGGCATTGAACCCGTTCGTCACCACCTCCAACTCCCCGCAGACGTGTAG
- the mraY gene encoding phospho-N-acetylmuramoyl-pentapeptide-transferase yields MKSILVAAGMALVVAVLLTPVLIRTFSRLGLGQPIRAEAPKSHQRKQGTPTMGGLAILAAIWVSYLTSTLFDELVLGGEGPTTSGLLVLGLATALGAVGFTDDYLKVRRGRNLGLNKRAKSAGQLVAAILFGVLALQFRNADGLTPGSPALSYVRDIAEFALPPVVFVLFCIMVVSAWSNAVNLTDGLDGLAAGAMALVSAAYVIITFWQFRNQCAEAATPGCYHVRDPLDLALVAAATAGACIGFLWWNAAPAKIIMGDTGSLALGGVIAGLSVTSRTEILAIILGALFVAEVGSVVIQVISFRTTGRRVFRNSPLHHHFELMDWPETALTIRFWLIAAISCGLGIAVFYSEWLAAAGI; encoded by the coding sequence ATGAAATCGATACTTGTCGCCGCCGGTATGGCCCTGGTGGTCGCCGTTCTGCTGACTCCGGTGTTGATCCGGACATTCTCTCGGCTTGGGTTGGGACAACCCATCCGCGCCGAGGCCCCGAAAAGCCATCAACGCAAGCAGGGAACGCCCACGATGGGCGGGCTGGCGATCCTCGCTGCGATCTGGGTCAGCTACCTGACCAGCACCCTTTTCGACGAACTCGTGCTCGGCGGTGAGGGCCCGACGACATCAGGACTACTCGTCCTTGGACTAGCAACCGCACTAGGTGCTGTCGGTTTCACCGACGATTACCTCAAAGTGCGGCGAGGCCGGAACCTCGGCTTGAACAAGCGAGCCAAAAGTGCCGGCCAGCTCGTCGCGGCCATCCTCTTCGGCGTTCTCGCACTGCAGTTCCGCAACGCGGATGGGTTAACCCCTGGCAGCCCTGCGCTGTCCTACGTCCGCGACATCGCAGAATTCGCACTGCCGCCGGTGGTGTTCGTGCTGTTCTGCATCATGGTGGTTTCTGCCTGGTCGAACGCGGTGAACCTCACTGACGGACTCGACGGGCTGGCTGCGGGCGCCATGGCCTTGGTGAGCGCCGCCTACGTCATCATCACCTTCTGGCAGTTCCGAAACCAATGCGCTGAGGCTGCCACGCCTGGGTGCTACCACGTCCGAGACCCACTCGACCTGGCCCTCGTCGCCGCCGCGACCGCCGGAGCCTGCATCGGCTTCCTGTGGTGGAACGCAGCACCCGCCAAGATCATCATGGGTGACACCGGTTCTTTGGCCCTGGGCGGCGTCATAGCCGGACTGTCGGTGACCAGCCGCACCGAAATTCTGGCCATCATCCTGGGCGCGCTGTTCGTCGCCGAAGTCGGCTCGGTTGTAATCCAAGTCATCTCATTCCGTACTACCGGCCGACGCGTGTTCCGGAACTCCCCGCTGCACCACCACTTCGAACTCATGGACTGGCCGGAAACCGCGCTGACCATTCGGTTCTGGCTAATCGCTGCCATCTCCTGCGGACTCGGAATCGCGGTCTTCTACAGCGAATGGCTGGCAGCCGCCGGGATCTGA
- a CDS encoding TetR/AcrR family transcriptional regulator: protein MNRRPSPRIPQGSTAARPAQIRDVAMKCFAERGIASTSLRTIAEEAGVSLGLIQHYFVTKTQLIEAIDHHVLEVFAQMSGEPPASGDQVGAASDRLAALMTDNPDVMDYVGRALAEHGGVGNTIFDGFFAISAEQGAAFAGQGLTPEDLDPLWSNLLPLILRVGTIMLRHHIERHTDGPLYDPEQLSRWNAAVTRMICRGQMK, encoded by the coding sequence ATGAACCGCCGACCGTCTCCGCGTATCCCCCAGGGGTCGACGGCTGCGCGGCCCGCGCAGATTCGCGACGTGGCGATGAAGTGTTTCGCCGAGCGTGGCATTGCGAGCACATCGCTGCGAACGATCGCTGAGGAAGCCGGGGTGAGTCTGGGCCTAATCCAGCACTACTTCGTCACCAAGACCCAACTCATCGAGGCGATCGATCACCACGTCCTGGAGGTGTTCGCGCAGATGAGCGGTGAGCCACCAGCATCCGGGGACCAGGTGGGCGCTGCCAGCGATCGGCTGGCCGCGCTGATGACCGACAATCCCGACGTCATGGATTACGTCGGGCGGGCGCTGGCCGAACACGGCGGAGTGGGCAACACCATCTTCGATGGTTTCTTCGCGATCAGCGCCGAACAGGGCGCCGCGTTCGCGGGTCAGGGCCTCACACCTGAGGATTTAGACCCGTTGTGGTCCAATCTGTTGCCGCTGATCCTGAGGGTCGGGACGATCATGCTGCGTCACCACATCGAGCGCCACACCGACGGCCCGCTCTATGACCCCGAACAATTATCCCGTTGGAATGCCGCGGTGACGCGCATGATCTGCCGCGGGCAGATGAAGTAG
- a CDS encoding squalene cyclase, with protein MTSEAPIEWLLDSDPALRWQVERDLLHEPAGVWAATRARVATEGWGRQLLAQQDLDGQWAGGAFFPADYDFDGPEAEGEGMPWTATTWTLNSLREWGLDPAVLSERRTAELLAENSRWEYENLPYWSGEVDCCINAWTLANGVWLSVDVTELVDWFLEHRLPDGGWNCEWTEGSTRSSFHSTLNSLKGLLAYDVATGGTDGTRDARHAGSEYLWQRNLRRRLSTGKQVGPWVDRFAYPFRWTYSTLNAADHFREAALFDGVTPDNRMSEAIDMIRAARQPDGTWLQAGRQPGRVWFETDAPPGAPSKWLTLIGTRVLDWWDSA; from the coding sequence ATGACATCTGAGGCCCCGATCGAGTGGCTACTCGACTCCGATCCGGCCCTACGTTGGCAGGTAGAACGCGACCTGTTGCACGAACCTGCCGGTGTCTGGGCAGCGACACGTGCACGCGTCGCTACAGAAGGATGGGGTAGGCAACTTCTCGCACAACAAGATTTGGACGGGCAATGGGCAGGAGGTGCGTTCTTCCCAGCGGACTACGACTTTGACGGCCCTGAAGCCGAGGGCGAAGGGATGCCCTGGACGGCAACGACGTGGACGCTCAATTCACTGCGTGAGTGGGGCCTCGATCCTGCCGTCCTGAGCGAGCGCCGCACCGCCGAGTTGCTCGCTGAGAACAGCCGCTGGGAATACGAGAACCTGCCCTATTGGAGCGGCGAAGTCGACTGCTGCATCAACGCCTGGACCCTCGCCAACGGGGTCTGGCTGAGCGTCGACGTCACCGAACTCGTTGACTGGTTTCTCGAGCACCGACTGCCCGACGGCGGCTGGAATTGCGAGTGGACCGAGGGCTCCACCCGCTCTTCGTTCCACTCGACGCTGAACTCGCTAAAGGGACTGCTCGCCTACGACGTTGCAACCGGGGGCACCGATGGCACCCGTGACGCGCGGCACGCGGGTTCGGAATACCTGTGGCAACGCAACCTTCGGCGTCGCCTATCGACCGGTAAACAGGTCGGCCCATGGGTGGACCGATTCGCCTACCCCTTCCGCTGGACCTACAGCACTCTCAACGCCGCAGATCACTTCCGCGAGGCCGCATTATTCGATGGCGTCACGCCCGACAATCGAATGAGCGAGGCCATCGACATGATCAGAGCTGCCAGGCAACCCGACGGCACCTGGCTACAGGCGGGACGCCAGCCCGGACGAGTGTGGTTCGAAACAGATGCACCTCCGGGTGCGCCATCGAAGTGGCTGACCCTGATTGGAACAAGAGTGCTCGACTGGTGGGACAGCGCATAA
- a CDS encoding DIP1984 family protein, translating to MKLAEALSRRAAAARRIEALRTRAIGSARHQEGDTPAEDPAALLAEVDGAIDEYEDLIRRINRTNAATTIGPAETLTDALARRDALRLRHHVLKSAADAATGTDRAGYPRQLRSELKMLSALPVAQLRADADRVAQEHRELDVRIQQRNWEVDLID from the coding sequence ATGAAGTTGGCAGAAGCGTTGTCCCGCAGAGCAGCCGCCGCGCGGCGTATCGAGGCGCTGCGCACGCGGGCGATCGGTAGCGCGAGACATCAAGAGGGCGACACACCCGCCGAGGACCCCGCTGCGCTGCTCGCTGAGGTCGACGGCGCCATCGACGAGTACGAAGACTTGATCCGCCGTATCAATCGCACCAACGCGGCCACCACCATCGGGCCAGCAGAAACGCTGACCGACGCACTGGCGCGCCGGGACGCGCTGCGGCTGCGCCACCACGTCCTCAAGTCCGCCGCCGATGCGGCCACAGGAACCGACCGTGCGGGTTACCCACGGCAGCTGCGGTCTGAGCTGAAGATGCTGTCGGCGCTGCCGGTCGCGCAGCTACGCGCTGACGCCGACCGCGTCGCCCAAGAGCACCGTGAGCTCGACGTTCGTATCCAACAGCGCAACTGGGAGGTCGATCTGATCGATTAG
- a CDS encoding IS110 family transposase, which yields MIIVGVDAHKRTHTLVAIDGSGSKLKEKTVAATSGGHHEALNWAISRFSDDLMWAVEDSRVNTRLLEHDLLGAHQRVVRVPTVLMAKVRRSARTWGKSDPIDALAVARAALREPNLPVAEHDTETWELKLLMDRRDDLVGQRVAVMNRLSSRLHLIDPQVPAWNLKRSPGRQALQQWLTASANTLISELALEELADIDRFSHNIDALYNRISKRVALLGSTLTGIAGCGDLTAARLICGTANVTRFRNEAAFARYVGVAPVPAWSGSTHGRMVLTRSGNRAMNSALQTIAVVQIRLDTPGRRYYLRRLEGGDTKAGARRCLKRKICRSVFTRLLADHRRRQHADPRHSVV from the coding sequence GTGATCATCGTCGGGGTGGATGCCCACAAGCGGACGCACACACTGGTCGCCATCGATGGATCGGGCAGCAAACTCAAGGAGAAGACCGTTGCGGCGACCAGCGGTGGACACCACGAAGCGTTGAACTGGGCCATCAGCCGGTTCAGCGATGACCTGATGTGGGCGGTCGAAGATTCCCGGGTCAATACCCGACTCCTCGAACACGACTTACTGGGAGCACACCAGCGGGTGGTCCGCGTTCCCACAGTGCTGATGGCCAAGGTGCGACGAAGCGCACGCACGTGGGGAAAATCAGATCCCATCGACGCCCTAGCGGTCGCTCGGGCAGCGCTTCGTGAACCCAATCTGCCTGTCGCTGAGCACGACACCGAAACCTGGGAACTCAAACTGTTGATGGATCGACGCGATGATCTCGTGGGACAACGCGTAGCGGTGATGAACCGATTGTCGTCTCGGCTACATTTGATCGACCCGCAGGTTCCCGCCTGGAATCTCAAGCGCTCACCCGGCCGGCAGGCTCTGCAACAGTGGCTCACGGCGTCTGCAAACACCCTGATCTCAGAACTGGCCCTCGAAGAACTCGCCGACATCGATCGTTTCAGCCACAACATCGATGCCCTCTACAACCGCATCAGCAAACGGGTCGCGCTCCTTGGCTCCACCCTGACCGGCATCGCTGGATGCGGCGACCTCACCGCGGCCCGCCTGATCTGCGGAACAGCGAACGTGACACGGTTCCGCAACGAAGCGGCGTTCGCCCGCTACGTCGGGGTCGCGCCCGTGCCGGCCTGGTCAGGGTCCACCCACGGGCGCATGGTGCTCACCCGTTCGGGCAACAGGGCGATGAACTCCGCTCTGCAAACCATCGCGGTGGTGCAGATCCGGCTGGACACCCCCGGCCGACGCTACTACCTGCGCCGCCTGGAGGGTGGAGACACCAAAGCCGGCGCACGCCGCTGCCTGAAACGCAAAATCTGCCGATCGGTCTTCACCCGCCTGCTCGCCGACCACCGTCGCCGACAGCACGCCGATCCGCGACACAGCGTCGTCTGA